In the Engystomops pustulosus chromosome 2, aEngPut4.maternal, whole genome shotgun sequence genome, one interval contains:
- the RPP21 gene encoding ribonuclease P protein subunit p21, translated as MRVGSRAHISREEPVVVPRVVQDYYIAGAAGVSSVSCVQLKGNMANQIKDKEAFERLNFLYQAAHCVLAANPENVELARFYCHTQKTIGKRLVLRQDPSIKRTICKRCSSLLLSGITCTVRQRKRRGQRLTLVRCLSCGVTKRFLNNPNYKLWSEQPEALLENQPKPDINSGAQKNLPQEKGSSIQTDNAENMTS; from the exons ATGAGAGTGGGGAGCAGAGCACACATCTCACGTGAGGAGCCCGTTGTGGTCCCTAGGGTGGTCCAGGATTACTATATTGCTGGAGCTGCGGGTGTCTCAAGTGTATCCTGTGTGCAATTGAAAGGG AACATGGCAAATCAAATTAAAGACAAAGAAGCTTTTGAAAGACTCAACTTTCTCTACCAG GCTGCACATTGTGTTTTAGCTGCAAATCCTGAGAATGTGGAACTGGCTCGATTTTACTGTCATACACAAAAAACAATTGGCAAACGTTTAGTATTAAGACA GGATCCCTCCATAAAAAGAACAATTTGCAAGAGATGCAGCTCCCTCCTACTTTCTGGTATCACGTGTACTGTGAGGCAAAGAA AACGCAGGGGACAAAGGCTAACCTTAGTTAGATGTCTCAGCTGTGGTGTTACCAAACGTTTTCTTAACAATCCAAATTACAAGCTTTGGAGTGAGCAGCCAGAGGCGCTGTTGGAAAACCAACCAAAACCAG ACATAAACAGTGGAGCACAGAAAAATTTGCCACAAGAGAAAGGATCCTCTATCCAAACAGATAATGCTGAAAATATGACATCCTGA